A genomic stretch from Acetomicrobium sp. S15 = DSM 107314 includes:
- a CDS encoding ABC transporter ATP-binding protein, giving the protein MLLQVNSIDVYYGSVQALKGVSLEVNEGEITSLIGSNGAGKSTLLKTISGLLKPASGSISFMGRRIDGLPPENIVSLGIAHVPEGRMIFPAFSVLDNLRIGAVSRFNSGKPKKEVLKEIEEDIERVFSLFPRLKERKNQLGWSLSGGEQQMLAVGRGLMARPKLLLLDEPSLGLAPYLVKEVFNIIKMINAQGTSIMVVEQNARMALKASHKAYVLETGEIVLSGPSSELLKSDQVRAIYLGAGVEQR; this is encoded by the coding sequence ATGTTATTGCAGGTTAACTCGATAGATGTATATTATGGATCCGTCCAGGCGCTCAAAGGCGTTTCTCTTGAGGTAAACGAAGGAGAGATCACATCGCTCATAGGGTCAAACGGCGCAGGAAAGAGCACGCTCTTGAAGACCATATCCGGACTCCTCAAGCCAGCTTCCGGGAGCATATCCTTCATGGGGCGTAGGATCGACGGCCTCCCTCCAGAAAATATCGTAAGCCTGGGGATAGCTCACGTTCCGGAAGGCAGGATGATCTTTCCGGCCTTCAGCGTTTTGGACAACCTCAGGATAGGAGCCGTAAGCAGGTTCAACTCAGGCAAACCTAAAAAGGAGGTATTGAAGGAAATAGAAGAAGATATAGAAAGGGTCTTTTCCCTATTTCCCAGATTGAAGGAGAGGAAAAATCAGTTAGGGTGGAGCTTGAGCGGCGGCGAGCAGCAGATGCTCGCAGTGGGCCGGGGGTTGATGGCTCGGCCCAAACTTTTACTCTTGGACGAGCCATCGCTGGGCCTTGCCCCGTATTTGGTAAAAGAGGTTTTCAATATAATAAAGATGATAAATGCCCAAGGCACCTCGATCATGGTAGTTGAACAAAACGCTCGCATGGCGCTCAAGGCCTCCCACAAGGCCTACGTGCTGGAAACGGGCGAGATCGTACTTTCAGGACCTTCAAGCGAGCTATTGAAGAGCGACCAAGTGAGGGCGATATACCTCGGTGCCGGCGTAGAACAAAGATAA
- a CDS encoding ABC transporter ATP-binding protein has protein sequence MTHILETKAITKRFGGLVAVDSVDLQVNRGEIRGLIGPNGSGKSTLLNLISGVYPLDGGDILLNGESVSKLPPHERAERGIARTFQNNRLFPRLSILDNIMVGMHARTKSELHHTLFRHKMTKLEEESCRKKALEIMKFVGLKRGADFAAGALPHGERRLLEIARGLALEPQIILLDEPATGMNPAEKEWMIELTRKIRDTGITVILIEHNMRVVMEVCDRITVLNFGRKIAEGNPQEIQTNPEVIEAYLGEEEPEDVIAG, from the coding sequence TTGACGCACATATTGGAGACTAAGGCGATAACGAAACGCTTCGGTGGACTCGTAGCCGTCGATAGCGTGGACCTACAGGTGAACAGGGGGGAGATTCGCGGCCTCATAGGCCCCAACGGGAGCGGCAAGAGCACGCTCTTAAACCTCATAAGCGGCGTTTATCCGCTCGACGGCGGAGATATCCTTCTAAACGGCGAATCAGTATCTAAACTTCCCCCCCATGAGAGGGCAGAAAGGGGGATAGCCAGAACCTTTCAAAATAATAGACTATTCCCGCGCCTTTCGATCCTGGACAACATAATGGTAGGCATGCACGCGAGGACAAAATCCGAGCTACACCATACCCTGTTCAGACACAAGATGACCAAACTCGAAGAAGAGAGCTGCCGCAAGAAGGCCCTCGAGATAATGAAGTTCGTAGGGCTAAAGCGAGGGGCAGATTTTGCAGCCGGAGCCCTCCCTCACGGCGAGCGGAGGCTGTTGGAGATCGCGAGGGGGCTAGCGCTCGAACCCCAAATCATCCTCTTGGACGAGCCGGCTACCGGCATGAACCCCGCAGAGAAAGAGTGGATGATCGAACTCACGCGGAAAATTCGCGACACTGGCATCACGGTTATCCTCATAGAGCACAACATGCGAGTTGTGATGGAAGTGTGCGACAGGATCACGGTTTTAAATTTTGGCAGGAAGATAGCCGAAGGAAATCCGCAGGAAATCCAGACCAACCCAGAGGTGATAGAGGCTTATCTGGGGGAGGAGGAGCCGGAGGATGTTATTGCAGGTTAA
- a CDS encoding branched-chain amino acid ABC transporter permease has product MAPKNAKTITLVVAGVILLFLPKFIPSNYQMTVINLGGIYMILAAGLNVILGFTGLMSFTQAAFWGIGSYTAGLLAVEHGFPFLLTVPAAALLTAAVGFLLGLPSLRKLKKFYLAVTTIGFVHITRLILENWTSLTRGADGLPGIPKPTIGPLRFDTMHKFYYITLISCFLLIWLTAVIKNSRVGRAMQAIREDDLAAEVMGVNVFKYKVLAFTISAFYGGLGGALYAHLVGYISPDIFTFEEAVTVLCMLMIGGSGLIAGPVVGATLLTVIPEWLRFMQEYNAIIYGAAVVVMAVYMPTGLVGLTQPYWRRLAALFSSAKKNGSTG; this is encoded by the coding sequence ATGGCGCCTAAAAATGCCAAAACCATTACACTGGTAGTGGCGGGGGTGATCCTGCTTTTCCTCCCCAAGTTCATACCGTCGAACTATCAAATGACGGTCATAAACTTGGGCGGCATATACATGATCCTGGCCGCCGGACTTAACGTGATCCTCGGTTTTACAGGGCTCATGTCGTTCACGCAGGCAGCATTTTGGGGCATAGGGTCTTACACGGCCGGCTTGTTGGCCGTAGAGCACGGTTTCCCCTTCCTCCTCACCGTTCCGGCAGCGGCCCTTTTAACGGCAGCCGTGGGGTTCCTCTTGGGTTTGCCGAGCCTGAGGAAGCTCAAGAAATTCTACCTCGCCGTAACCACCATAGGCTTTGTCCACATAACCAGGCTGATCTTGGAGAATTGGACGAGCCTCACCCGCGGAGCGGACGGCTTACCCGGAATACCTAAACCGACGATAGGTCCGCTTCGCTTCGACACGATGCATAAATTTTATTACATAACTTTAATATCATGTTTTCTGTTGATCTGGCTCACGGCAGTCATCAAAAACTCGAGGGTTGGAAGAGCCATGCAAGCCATAAGGGAAGACGACCTGGCGGCAGAGGTCATGGGAGTGAACGTATTCAAGTATAAAGTCCTGGCCTTCACGATCAGCGCCTTCTACGGCGGCTTGGGAGGGGCCCTTTACGCCCACCTGGTGGGATACATAAGCCCGGACATATTTACCTTCGAGGAAGCGGTCACCGTGTTGTGCATGCTCATGATCGGCGGTTCAGGTTTAATCGCGGGCCCCGTGGTGGGGGCCACATTGCTCACGGTCATACCGGAATGGCTGCGCTTCATGCAGGAATACAACGCCATCATCTACGGCGCCGCCGTGGTGGTCATGGCAGTTTACATGCCCACCGGCCTGGTAGGCTTGACGCAGCCGTACTGGCGCAGGCTGGCTGCGCTGTTTTCCTCCGCCAAGAAAAACGGCAGCACGGGCTGA
- a CDS encoding branched-chain amino acid ABC transporter permease: MITILQLATGGVAMGFVYALSAMGIVLIYRAAGVVNFAQGSLVMLGAYVATSCLETLKLPMIGAIIAAVIIMAGVGAIFQRVAYYPLRYAGIIPVVISTIGVSVFLNNGVYVIWGTYPKFLPPIAGSGTITILGTSIPLQNIAIALMAVALLFFQAYFFNKTWLGKKMQAVAQHQDTAALMGIKVSRMITFTFMYSTALAAIAGIFAGPIFFVSPGIAQILSKAFAASVVGGFGSVPGAVVGGIFVGLVETFGAYFISSAYRDAWAFGLLILFLLFRPQGIFGEPISEKV; the protein is encoded by the coding sequence ATGATCACGATATTGCAGTTAGCGACGGGTGGCGTGGCGATGGGTTTCGTCTATGCCTTATCTGCCATGGGGATCGTCCTCATATACAGGGCGGCTGGGGTGGTAAACTTCGCTCAGGGCTCGCTGGTCATGCTCGGGGCCTACGTCGCCACGAGCTGCCTCGAGACGTTGAAGCTTCCCATGATAGGGGCCATCATCGCCGCCGTTATCATAATGGCCGGAGTGGGGGCCATCTTTCAGCGGGTGGCATACTACCCGCTGCGATATGCCGGGATCATCCCGGTCGTGATAAGCACCATAGGCGTGAGCGTCTTCCTGAACAACGGCGTCTATGTCATATGGGGGACATATCCCAAATTTCTGCCGCCCATCGCCGGAAGCGGCACAATTACGATACTCGGGACTTCCATACCACTCCAAAATATAGCCATAGCGCTGATGGCCGTGGCCCTGCTGTTCTTCCAGGCGTACTTCTTCAACAAGACGTGGCTCGGCAAGAAGATGCAGGCCGTGGCGCAACACCAAGACACTGCCGCCCTCATGGGGATAAAGGTTAGCCGCATGATCACATTCACGTTTATGTACAGCACCGCATTGGCGGCGATAGCCGGCATATTCGCCGGGCCTATATTCTTCGTGTCGCCCGGTATAGCTCAGATACTCTCCAAAGCCTTCGCCGCTTCCGTAGTCGGCGGTTTCGGCAGCGTCCCTGGCGCTGTGGTCGGCGGCATATTTGTGGGGTTGGTGGAGACCTTCGGAGCTTACTTCATCTCGTCGGCTTATAGGGATGCATGGGCCTTCGGCCTACTCATCCTCTTTCTCCTCTTCAGGCCACAAGGCATCTTCGGCGAACCCATATCGGAGAAGGTGTAA
- a CDS encoding Ldh family oxidoreductase, which translates to MTEGAKAVTVKAAALKSFCEEVLVKVGLRPKDASVVSESLVSANLRGVDSHGVIRLSPYVKQIVMGGAKAQPDVKVVCDADSVAVLDGDNALGQIPSNEAAELAIDKAKKTGAGFVGVRNSGHFGAAAYWALKAARHDMIGISMSNTTPTMAIWGGSEPVIGNNPFAIAIPSSGEFPIVADMATSVVAWGKVFMAAAKGESIPEGWVLKDGHPVTDPNKARPGGVILPFGGHKGSAIAIAIEVLSGILTGSGFTQRVKSMYENPESPTRSGHFIGALNVEKFMPIGEFKSRMAEFIGGLKSSKPAANFEEILLPGEPEFREEAKRLEEGIPLPESLFSELEELGRRFGVKPLTT; encoded by the coding sequence TTGACCGAAGGTGCAAAGGCTGTCACCGTAAAGGCAGCAGCTCTAAAATCTTTTTGCGAGGAAGTTTTAGTAAAGGTAGGATTAAGGCCGAAAGACGCGTCGGTGGTGAGCGAATCGCTGGTTTCGGCCAACCTACGAGGCGTGGATTCCCACGGAGTAATCAGGCTTTCTCCGTATGTGAAGCAGATAGTCATGGGCGGAGCCAAGGCGCAACCCGACGTGAAGGTCGTGTGCGATGCAGATTCCGTAGCGGTGCTGGACGGGGACAATGCCCTTGGGCAAATACCTTCCAATGAAGCGGCTGAACTTGCTATAGATAAAGCGAAAAAGACCGGCGCAGGTTTTGTGGGGGTGAGAAACAGCGGGCACTTCGGTGCAGCGGCCTATTGGGCCCTCAAGGCTGCGAGGCATGACATGATCGGCATCTCGATGAGCAACACCACGCCTACGATGGCCATATGGGGAGGTTCGGAGCCGGTCATAGGCAATAACCCTTTCGCAATAGCCATACCATCGAGCGGAGAATTTCCGATAGTGGCCGACATGGCCACCAGCGTTGTAGCCTGGGGCAAGGTCTTTATGGCCGCGGCTAAGGGTGAATCCATCCCTGAGGGCTGGGTATTGAAGGACGGCCACCCTGTGACGGACCCGAACAAGGCCAGGCCGGGCGGCGTTATCCTTCCATTCGGAGGGCACAAAGGTTCGGCCATAGCCATCGCCATAGAGGTCCTGTCGGGCATCCTCACCGGCTCAGGCTTCACTCAAAGAGTGAAGAGCATGTACGAAAATCCGGAGTCGCCGACGCGCTCGGGTCACTTTATAGGCGCTCTAAACGTCGAAAAGTTCATGCCCATCGGCGAGTTTAAATCCAGGATGGCCGAATTTATCGGAGGGCTCAAGTCGTCAAAACCCGCGGCGAATTTCGAAGAAATCCTCCTGCCTGGCGAACCGGAGTTCAGGGAAGAGGCCAAGCGGCTCGAGGAGGGAATACCGCTCCCCGAATCGCTCTTTTCGGAATTGGAAGAGCTTGGCCGAAGGTTCGGCGTAAAACCACTGACGACATAA